In a genomic window of Vespula vulgaris chromosome 21, iyVesVulg1.1, whole genome shotgun sequence:
- the LOC127071254 gene encoding odorant receptor 82a-like isoform X2, translating to MSIELQVNNFKKEKERGEDEDIVVRNKRSLSYSMKIPYYILRVIGVWPLRTDASVIDRFASYSMKCMCYFFFAFILIPGFLRIFLIEKSTQQKLKIFGPLCSCSTNAMKYSILLMHREKIRTCLKHIREDWTKIILQEDHELMMSQARIGRILSTMSICFIYGAGIFYRTFLPLSKGSVVVGNRTIRPLACPSYFVLFDEQKSPAYELVFFGQFLGGFTVYTVGSGVCGLAAFFIMHVCGQLGILMRKMNDIVEGNYSIEKNPKIRIAEVIRHQIRTRSFVKEVEEILQYPCMAEIMGCTSLVCLVLYYLVMEWEDSDATGLITFVLLFVSFAFNMFIFCYIGELLSEQGAKVGLTSSTLNWHCLPVKDMKCLIPVIIMSNYPLKIVAGKLMDMSLSNFNNIIKTAVGYFNILRNSV from the exons ATGTCGATCGAACTGCAGGTAAATaactttaagaaagaaaaagaaaggggagaaGATGAAGACATCGTTGTTAGAAACAAGAGATCCTTGAGTTATTCTATGAAAATACCCTATTATATTTTACGGGTTATCGGTGTCTGGCCTCTTCGAACTGACGCATctgtgatcgatcgattcgccaGCTATTCGATGAAATGCATgtgttactttttcttcgcgtTCATTTTAATACCAGgatttcttcgaattttccTTATCGAAAAAAGTAcacaacaaaaattaaaaatattcggtCCACTCTGCTCGTGCTCGACGAACGCTATGAAATACAGTATACTCTTAATGCATAGAGAGAAGATCAGGACCTGTCTGAAACACATAAGAGAAGATTGGACAAAGATAATTCTTCAGGAAGATCACGAACTCATGATGTCTCAAGCTAGAATCGGAAGAATTCTTTCAACCATGTCGATTTGTTTCATATATGGTGCAggaatattttatcgtacttTTTTGCCGCTTTCCAAGGGCTCCGTCGTCGTTGGCAATCGCACGATAAGACCCCTCGCTTGTCCAAGTTACTTCGTATTATTCGACGAACAAAAGTCGCCTGCTTACGAACTCGTATTTTTTGGACAATTTCTTGGCGGCTTCACCGTTTATACCGTAGGCAGCGGAGTTTGTGGATTGGCAGCTTTCTTTATTATGCACGTTTGTGGCCAACTTGGAATATTGATGAGAAAAATGAACGACATCGTCGAAGGTAATTATTCCATCGAGAAGAATCCAAAGATACGCATCGCCGAAGTCATCCGTCATCAAATCAGAACCAGAAG TTTCGTTAAAGAGGTAGAAGAAATTTTGCAATATCCTTGCATGGCCGAGATAATGGGCTGCACGAGTCTCGTTTGTCTCGTCTTATACTACTTGGTTATG GAATGGGAAGATAGCGATGCCACCGGTCTGATAacttttgttttacttttcgtATCATTCGCTTTCAACATGTTTATCTTTTGTTATATCGGAGAGCTTCTTTCGGAACAG GGCGCAAAGGTTGGATTAACATCCAGTACTCTAAATTGGCATTGTCTTCCGGTAAAGGATATGAAATGTTTAATACCTGTCATAATTATGTCCAACTATCCATTGAAAATCGTAGCCGGAAAATTAATGGATATGTCTCTTAGTAATTTCAACAAT ATTATCAAAACGGCTGTAGGATATTTTAACATTCTTCGAAACAGTGTCTAA
- the LOC127071254 gene encoding uncharacterized protein LOC127071254 isoform X3, translated as MSIELQVNNFKKEKERGEDEDIVVRNKRSLSYSMKIPYYILRVIGVWPLRTDASVIDRFASYSMKCMCYFFFAFILIPGFLRIFLIEKSTQQKLKIFGPLCSCSTNAMKYSILLMHREKIRTCLKHIREDWTKIILQEDHELMMSQARIGRILSTMSICFIYGAGIFYRTFLPLSKGSVVVGNRTIRPLACPSYFVLFDEQKSPAYELVFFGQFLGGFTVYTVGSGVCGLAAFFIMHVCGQLGILMRKMNDIVEGNYSIEKNPKIRIAEVIRHQIRTRSFVKEVEEILQYPCMAEIMGCTSLVCLVLYYLVMGAKVGLTSSTLNWHCLPVKDMKCLIPVIIMSNYPLKIVAGKLMDMSLSNFNNVSTTIDRCLARKKINECFIFSRLSKRL; from the exons ATGTCGATCGAACTGCAGGTAAATaactttaagaaagaaaaagaaaggggagaaGATGAAGACATCGTTGTTAGAAACAAGAGATCCTTGAGTTATTCTATGAAAATACCCTATTATATTTTACGGGTTATCGGTGTCTGGCCTCTTCGAACTGACGCATctgtgatcgatcgattcgccaGCTATTCGATGAAATGCATgtgttactttttcttcgcgtTCATTTTAATACCAGgatttcttcgaattttccTTATCGAAAAAAGTAcacaacaaaaattaaaaatattcggtCCACTCTGCTCGTGCTCGACGAACGCTATGAAATACAGTATACTCTTAATGCATAGAGAGAAGATCAGGACCTGTCTGAAACACATAAGAGAAGATTGGACAAAGATAATTCTTCAGGAAGATCACGAACTCATGATGTCTCAAGCTAGAATCGGAAGAATTCTTTCAACCATGTCGATTTGTTTCATATATGGTGCAggaatattttatcgtacttTTTTGCCGCTTTCCAAGGGCTCCGTCGTCGTTGGCAATCGCACGATAAGACCCCTCGCTTGTCCAAGTTACTTCGTATTATTCGACGAACAAAAGTCGCCTGCTTACGAACTCGTATTTTTTGGACAATTTCTTGGCGGCTTCACCGTTTATACCGTAGGCAGCGGAGTTTGTGGATTGGCAGCTTTCTTTATTATGCACGTTTGTGGCCAACTTGGAATATTGATGAGAAAAATGAACGACATCGTCGAAGGTAATTATTCCATCGAGAAGAATCCAAAGATACGCATCGCCGAAGTCATCCGTCATCAAATCAGAACCAGAAG TTTCGTTAAAGAGGTAGAAGAAATTTTGCAATATCCTTGCATGGCCGAGATAATGGGCTGCACGAGTCTCGTTTGTCTCGTCTTATACTACTTGGTTATG GGCGCAAAGGTTGGATTAACATCCAGTACTCTAAATTGGCATTGTCTTCCGGTAAAGGATATGAAATGTTTAATACCTGTCATAATTATGTCCAACTATCCATTGAAAATCGTAGCCGGAAAATTAATGGATATGTCTCTTAGTAATTTCAACAATGTAAGtacgacgatcgatcgttgcCTCGCgcgtaaaaaaattaacgaatgcTTTATTTTCTCTAGATTATCAAAACGGCTGTAG
- the LOC127071254 gene encoding uncharacterized protein LOC127071254 isoform X1: MSIELQVNNFKKEKERGEDEDIVVRNKRSLSYSMKIPYYILRVIGVWPLRTDASVIDRFASYSMKCMCYFFFAFILIPGFLRIFLIEKSTQQKLKIFGPLCSCSTNAMKYSILLMHREKIRTCLKHIREDWTKIILQEDHELMMSQARIGRILSTMSICFIYGAGIFYRTFLPLSKGSVVVGNRTIRPLACPSYFVLFDEQKSPAYELVFFGQFLGGFTVYTVGSGVCGLAAFFIMHVCGQLGILMRKMNDIVEGNYSIEKNPKIRIAEVIRHQIRTRSFVKEVEEILQYPCMAEIMGCTSLVCLVLYYLVMEWEDSDATGLITFVLLFVSFAFNMFIFCYIGELLSEQGAKVGLTSSTLNWHCLPVKDMKCLIPVIIMSNYPLKIVAGKLMDMSLSNFNNVSTTIDRCLARKKINECFIFSRLSKRL; the protein is encoded by the exons ATGTCGATCGAACTGCAGGTAAATaactttaagaaagaaaaagaaaggggagaaGATGAAGACATCGTTGTTAGAAACAAGAGATCCTTGAGTTATTCTATGAAAATACCCTATTATATTTTACGGGTTATCGGTGTCTGGCCTCTTCGAACTGACGCATctgtgatcgatcgattcgccaGCTATTCGATGAAATGCATgtgttactttttcttcgcgtTCATTTTAATACCAGgatttcttcgaattttccTTATCGAAAAAAGTAcacaacaaaaattaaaaatattcggtCCACTCTGCTCGTGCTCGACGAACGCTATGAAATACAGTATACTCTTAATGCATAGAGAGAAGATCAGGACCTGTCTGAAACACATAAGAGAAGATTGGACAAAGATAATTCTTCAGGAAGATCACGAACTCATGATGTCTCAAGCTAGAATCGGAAGAATTCTTTCAACCATGTCGATTTGTTTCATATATGGTGCAggaatattttatcgtacttTTTTGCCGCTTTCCAAGGGCTCCGTCGTCGTTGGCAATCGCACGATAAGACCCCTCGCTTGTCCAAGTTACTTCGTATTATTCGACGAACAAAAGTCGCCTGCTTACGAACTCGTATTTTTTGGACAATTTCTTGGCGGCTTCACCGTTTATACCGTAGGCAGCGGAGTTTGTGGATTGGCAGCTTTCTTTATTATGCACGTTTGTGGCCAACTTGGAATATTGATGAGAAAAATGAACGACATCGTCGAAGGTAATTATTCCATCGAGAAGAATCCAAAGATACGCATCGCCGAAGTCATCCGTCATCAAATCAGAACCAGAAG TTTCGTTAAAGAGGTAGAAGAAATTTTGCAATATCCTTGCATGGCCGAGATAATGGGCTGCACGAGTCTCGTTTGTCTCGTCTTATACTACTTGGTTATG GAATGGGAAGATAGCGATGCCACCGGTCTGATAacttttgttttacttttcgtATCATTCGCTTTCAACATGTTTATCTTTTGTTATATCGGAGAGCTTCTTTCGGAACAG GGCGCAAAGGTTGGATTAACATCCAGTACTCTAAATTGGCATTGTCTTCCGGTAAAGGATATGAAATGTTTAATACCTGTCATAATTATGTCCAACTATCCATTGAAAATCGTAGCCGGAAAATTAATGGATATGTCTCTTAGTAATTTCAACAATGTAAGtacgacgatcgatcgttgcCTCGCgcgtaaaaaaattaacgaatgcTTTATTTTCTCTAGATTATCAAAACGGCTGTAG